One part of the Candidatus Tanganyikabacteria bacterium genome encodes these proteins:
- a CDS encoding isoprenylcysteine carboxylmethyltransferase family protein, with protein MVIKVAVALLGAVCVVGPLVQTLRFRRFGRRSPWRLPAPGTMEASGWLALAGALALLFSQGGLVLAEHPWFGLLPALPPAPWQAPAGLAVGLAGAAVTFGSQAAMADSWRIGTDPASDRPLVTSGIFAHVRNPIYLGLILQVLGAALLMPTAASAVAAVAAIGGLNLIVASEERFLLDRYGDAYRAYLARTGRFLPRGRLTS; from the coding sequence ATGGTCATCAAGGTTGCCGTCGCGCTGCTGGGGGCGGTTTGCGTCGTGGGCCCGCTGGTCCAGACCTTGCGCTTTCGGCGTTTCGGCAGGAGATCCCCGTGGCGCCTGCCCGCTCCTGGGACCATGGAAGCGAGCGGCTGGCTGGCGCTGGCCGGCGCGCTCGCGCTCCTGTTCTCGCAGGGCGGCCTCGTCCTGGCCGAGCACCCCTGGTTCGGCCTGCTGCCGGCCCTTCCGCCCGCGCCGTGGCAGGCACCGGCGGGACTGGCCGTGGGGCTGGCGGGAGCGGCCGTCACCTTCGGTTCGCAGGCGGCAATGGCGGATTCCTGGCGCATCGGGACCGATCCCGCCTCGGATCGGCCGCTCGTCACCTCCGGCATTTTCGCCCACGTGCGCAACCCCATTTACCTCGGGCTCATCCTCCAGGTCCTGGGCGCGGCCCTGCTCATGCCCACGGCGGCCTCGGCCGTGGCCGCGGTGGCCGCGATCGGCGGGCTCAATCTCATCGTGGCCTCCGAGGAGCGCTTCCTGCTGGATCGCTACGGCGACGCCTATCGCGCCTACCTGGCGCGCACCGGGCGCTTCCTGCCGCGGGGTAGACTCACTTCATGA